In one Chryseobacterium camelliae genomic region, the following are encoded:
- the sprA gene encoding cell surface protein SprA, giving the protein MNAFGQEKPVTGISIKTDYELPDPTQYEAFYDIKTGMYLVYPKIGNIVTGVPTAMSPEEYKEFTLATQAKAYYKEKSDRYSLLFRKDKSDAQKKGLIPALTIRNRLFETIFGSNKIEIIPSGFASFDFGGLYQKIDNPLILPQNRTSFTFDINQRIQLGLLGKVGENLQLKANYDTQSGFAFENRMNLVWQAKGSWKDLQSKGLGDINSPGAGGEDKIIKRVEFGNVNMPLSTSLIRGSESLFGVKTEFQLGKTYGTVVLSQQQGEARNIVVQGGGVMNTFKMNAIDYEDNQHYFLGHYFLNGYDNALLNYPQINSRINITRLEVWVLDQGNSNLAYQKSLVGIRDLGEGASGTPDNSQNGLYNAISTAMGTRDPGTNYGDILQGGTFPGSPQPYSNGEHFIFNKKARRLNANEYTFQPQLGYISLNQKLNDQQLLAVSYSYTVNGTNQVYKVGEFSEESPVLIAKLLKSNTTVNVESPMWDLMMKNIYALDAGQVSQDGFILNVYYRDAQTGGKVNYLPNTNVQDTNLLKLLNWDRLNTNGDLQSNSGGTTGDGIFDFVNGITIRPETGKVIFTKVQPFGSYIQNVLGSNNPQYVFSDLYDKQKQAATYSNLAQRYTMEGRYKGTTGQGISLGAVNVPQGSVKVSANGVQLTEGVDYTVDYMLGTVTIINEQVKQSGQAINIALENQLTFNTQRKRFLGLNLERRFSENFILGGTVVNYSESPLTQKVNYGQEAVNNTMAGINLMYNNQLPFLTRLTDKIPLVNTEAPSNLNFKMEAAYLLPGLNKGTNDQSYIDDFEQTTSKISLKEPAAWSLASKPEKNTQVPFNIAPPNDDITSGYGRGLLSWYNIDPRFWGVGGKAPAGITAQSISNHASRRVQLSEIYNNRDFVAGEQTFTNTFDISYYPQEKGPYNVNPNTESTQQRWGGIMRPISVSNFVNSNIEYVEFWLMDPYADGKPLSNPGNTPKLLLHLGNVSEDILKDGLMQYENGLPTPSSTSTTTNSNWGIQPKQPPVLYAFSSEGTDRTIQDAGYDGLTSDQEAARFGNTFINPVTNLSDPAVDDFLFYMSDKFTGTLASSIIERYKYFRGPEGNSKSNSLEVSSQTPDAEDINKDYNLDQSENYNQYEVNLDQTSLALGQNNIVDVKTVKATFQNGQSSDVKWYLFRIPVSQYSATEGDHSPSVLNNVRFARLLLTGFDNTSTLRFGTMDLVRSDWRRYPNKIASATVDSPTEGTSGSPTMNDNFEVGSVNIEENGLNQPPYVLPPGIDRQVLSGNAGAQRQNEASLYMKIKNLSQEARGVFKNTTLDMRRYKKLKLFMHAENLDNPISSALDNNLKFFIRFGSDATDNYYEYESSVKYTANTATTPLEIWPVENDVDFEIQDFVNAKIRRDKQSPNNITERTRDVQFSHDNKDIYIKGRPSLGNITTIMIGVRNLQRGDINDKGRVIWVNEIRLSEIENDGGYAGNASLNFNLGDFATVNTSASYSSVGFGNIDSKPAERSQSSQSAFSINTAINVDKLLPEKSGVKIPLNYSYSQTIEDPKYNPLDTDVEFNKAANKEELKKVARTYTQQRSIGIVNMHKERVNQNRKPKFYDIENVSMTAVYNDDYYRDIYTKKNYRQYFRGYIDYNYTFKPWVIRPFNKMISDTAKSTKYLRWVKEFNFNPVPTRLSFRTEIDRNYNELEFRDIESILSGNFGSNFDVIKNRNFYFGWQYGLEFGLTKSLKLQVNSLTRTLNDNIDVNTMDNSSIFGNVFRAGRPVLYNHKAQLSYKLPFQYLPYLDFIDGELGYGFAYNWNSRSTALLSSPEGSLGSIGQNTNVITAKASADIPKFFSQFKYFQKITAKMQKRKREIDSLNNAYTLAWDKKRYKYKGYKFKNKLTPLQSIANFMTSFKQLNVDYTENNGSVIPGLISAPNWYGYGQTVGGPTAGFLLGSQSDIRRIAVENGWVSGSSLMNDPYIQMSTKELRGDLQFMPINDFRIDFNVLHTYNRNFSQSGFNDRQNLAYPNHDFSFGNDFVTYSNTVVAINTAFKDGAAIYQAIRANAMAISQQMGGTLNADGFTDGHSIANAYVLIPAFRAAVEGKSPKAIGNAKKAGLPIPNWKIIYSGLRNIPVINGQFSKFDLLHAYSATYTATGIQSSIDYYNVPTSGNDKDINGDYINPYTFSQATYIESFSPLIGIDVTMRNNMQFGLQYNRNRMLLLGLVNHTLTEEANTEYVVRLGYIIRNFRLGMANTRGSRSKGSDLNIRGDISLRDGQTSIMNILLNDSQVTGGQKVMNIKLSADYNVSENLNLRLFYEQLTSKYKISTAFPLSTIRAGISATFTFGDSGGF; this is encoded by the coding sequence ATGAATGCATTCGGACAAGAAAAACCTGTGACCGGTATTTCTATAAAAACAGATTATGAATTGCCGGATCCTACGCAATATGAAGCGTTTTACGATATAAAAACAGGGATGTATCTGGTCTATCCCAAGATTGGAAATATTGTAACAGGAGTTCCGACAGCGATGTCTCCGGAAGAATACAAAGAATTTACACTCGCAACGCAGGCAAAGGCTTATTATAAAGAAAAATCAGACCGATACAGTCTGCTTTTCAGAAAGGATAAAAGTGATGCACAAAAGAAAGGGCTGATTCCTGCCTTAACGATCAGAAACAGGCTTTTCGAAACCATTTTCGGAAGCAATAAAATAGAAATCATTCCATCCGGATTTGCCTCTTTTGATTTTGGAGGATTGTACCAGAAAATTGATAATCCGCTGATTTTACCACAAAACAGAACCAGTTTTACATTTGATATCAACCAGAGAATTCAGTTGGGGCTTTTAGGAAAAGTAGGGGAAAACCTTCAATTGAAAGCCAATTATGATACTCAAAGCGGTTTTGCTTTCGAAAACAGGATGAATTTGGTGTGGCAGGCAAAAGGAAGCTGGAAAGATCTGCAGAGTAAAGGTCTTGGAGATATCAATTCTCCAGGAGCAGGCGGTGAAGATAAAATTATAAAAAGAGTAGAGTTCGGTAACGTTAATATGCCGTTGTCTACCAGTCTGATACGAGGATCTGAGTCTTTATTCGGGGTAAAAACAGAATTTCAGCTTGGTAAAACATACGGAACCGTAGTTCTTTCCCAACAACAGGGTGAAGCCCGAAATATTGTCGTTCAGGGAGGTGGAGTAATGAATACCTTTAAAATGAATGCGATAGATTACGAAGACAATCAGCATTACTTTTTAGGACATTACTTCTTAAATGGCTATGACAACGCTTTGCTTAATTACCCTCAGATTAATTCCAGAATCAATATCACAAGATTAGAAGTTTGGGTATTGGATCAAGGAAACAGTAATTTAGCCTATCAAAAAAGTTTGGTAGGGATTCGTGATTTGGGGGAAGGAGCATCCGGAACACCGGACAACTCTCAAAACGGATTGTACAACGCAATCTCTACAGCAATGGGAACCAGGGATCCAGGAACCAATTATGGAGATATTTTACAAGGGGGAACATTTCCGGGGAGTCCGCAGCCCTATAGTAACGGAGAGCATTTTATTTTTAATAAAAAAGCAAGAAGGTTAAATGCAAACGAATATACCTTCCAGCCGCAATTAGGATATATTTCATTAAATCAGAAGCTAAATGATCAGCAATTGTTGGCGGTTTCATACTCTTATACGGTAAACGGAACCAATCAGGTTTATAAAGTAGGGGAATTTTCAGAAGAAAGCCCTGTTTTAATTGCTAAGCTTTTGAAATCAAATACTACGGTAAATGTAGAATCTCCGATGTGGGATTTGATGATGAAGAATATCTATGCATTAGATGCAGGACAGGTAAGCCAGGATGGGTTTATTTTAAATGTTTACTATAGAGATGCGCAAACAGGAGGTAAAGTTAATTACCTTCCTAATACAAATGTTCAGGACACCAACTTATTAAAATTACTGAACTGGGATCGTCTGAATACCAACGGCGACCTTCAGTCGAACAGTGGCGGAACAACAGGGGACGGTATTTTTGACTTTGTAAACGGTATTACCATCAGGCCGGAAACCGGAAAAGTGATCTTTACTAAAGTACAGCCGTTTGGAAGTTACATTCAGAATGTTTTAGGAAGTAATAATCCTCAGTATGTATTTAGTGATTTGTACGACAAGCAAAAACAGGCTGCGACATATAGCAATTTGGCGCAAAGATATACGATGGAAGGTCGCTACAAAGGAACTACCGGACAGGGAATTTCACTGGGTGCCGTAAACGTTCCTCAAGGATCTGTAAAAGTTTCGGCAAACGGAGTGCAACTGACAGAAGGTGTAGACTACACCGTAGATTATATGCTGGGAACCGTTACCATCATCAATGAGCAGGTGAAACAATCCGGTCAGGCTATCAACATCGCTTTAGAAAATCAATTAACATTTAATACGCAGAGAAAAAGATTTTTAGGATTAAACTTAGAAAGAAGATTTAGCGAAAATTTCATCTTAGGAGGTACGGTTGTTAATTATTCTGAGTCGCCGCTTACCCAAAAGGTAAATTATGGACAAGAAGCCGTAAATAATACAATGGCAGGAATCAATTTGATGTATAATAATCAATTGCCATTCCTGACAAGATTAACCGATAAAATTCCTTTGGTAAACACGGAAGCTCCTTCCAATTTAAATTTCAAAATGGAAGCTGCCTATTTGTTACCCGGACTGAATAAAGGAACAAATGATCAGTCGTATATTGATGATTTTGAACAGACCACTTCAAAAATCTCGTTAAAAGAACCGGCAGCCTGGAGTTTGGCTTCAAAACCTGAAAAAAATACGCAGGTTCCATTCAACATCGCTCCGCCGAATGATGATATTACGAGTGGATACGGAAGGGGATTGTTGTCTTGGTATAATATTGATCCGAGATTCTGGGGAGTAGGAGGTAAAGCTCCTGCAGGAATTACCGCTCAGTCTATTTCCAATCATGCATCGAGAAGGGTACAGCTTTCGGAAATTTATAATAACAGAGATTTTGTGGCTGGTGAACAGACATTTACCAATACGTTCGATATTTCTTATTATCCTCAGGAAAAAGGACCTTATAACGTAAACCCAAATACGGAAAGTACACAACAAAGATGGGGCGGAATCATGAGACCGATCAGTGTTTCCAACTTTGTAAACTCCAATATTGAATATGTTGAATTTTGGTTAATGGATCCTTATGCGGATGGAAAACCACTGAGTAATCCGGGGAATACTCCGAAACTATTATTACATTTAGGAAACGTATCGGAAGATATCCTGAAAGATGGTTTAATGCAGTATGAAAACGGACTTCCTACTCCTTCCTCAACATCTACTACAACGAATTCAAATTGGGGGATTCAGCCCAAACAACCTCCTGTTTTATATGCATTCTCAAGCGAAGGTACAGACAGAACAATTCAGGATGCAGGATACGACGGATTAACATCTGATCAGGAAGCTGCGAGATTTGGAAATACGTTTATAAACCCTGTGACTAATTTATCTGACCCTGCTGTGGATGACTTCTTGTTCTACATGTCGGATAAATTTACAGGAACTTTAGCTTCTTCAATTATTGAACGTTATAAATATTTCAGAGGCCCTGAAGGAAATTCTAAAAGCAATTCTTTGGAAGTTTCTTCACAAACTCCGGATGCGGAAGATATCAATAAAGACTACAATTTAGATCAAAGTGAAAACTACAACCAGTATGAAGTAAACTTAGATCAGACAAGCCTGGCTTTAGGGCAAAATAATATCGTGGATGTAAAAACGGTAAAAGCTACTTTCCAAAATGGGCAGTCATCTGATGTGAAGTGGTATTTATTCAGAATTCCGGTTTCACAGTATTCGGCTACAGAAGGAGATCACTCACCATCTGTTCTTAATAATGTGAGATTTGCAAGATTATTATTGACAGGATTCGATAACACTTCTACTTTAAGATTCGGAACAATGGATTTGGTGCGTTCGGACTGGAGAAGATATCCGAATAAAATTGCAAGTGCAACAGTAGATTCACCAACTGAAGGTACCTCAGGAAGCCCTACAATGAATGATAATTTTGAGGTAGGAAGTGTAAATATTGAAGAAAACGGATTGAATCAACCTCCGTATGTATTGCCTCCCGGAATCGACAGACAGGTATTGAGCGGAAATGCAGGAGCTCAGAGACAGAATGAAGCTTCTCTTTATATGAAAATCAAGAACCTTAGCCAAGAAGCCAGAGGGGTTTTCAAAAATACGACTCTTGATATGAGAAGATATAAAAAGCTAAAACTTTTTATGCATGCTGAAAACTTAGATAATCCGATCTCTTCAGCCCTTGATAATAACTTGAAGTTCTTTATCCGTTTCGGAAGTGATGCTACGGATAATTACTATGAATATGAATCTTCAGTAAAATATACAGCAAATACGGCAACTACTCCTTTAGAGATCTGGCCTGTGGAAAACGATGTGGATTTTGAGATTCAGGATTTCGTAAATGCAAAAATCAGAAGAGATAAACAATCTCCTAACAATATTACGGAAAGAACCAGAGACGTACAGTTTAGTCATGATAATAAAGATATCTATATCAAAGGTAGACCTTCGTTAGGAAACATTACCACAATTATGATTGGGGTAAGAAACTTACAGAGAGGAGATATTAATGATAAAGGTAGAGTAATCTGGGTAAATGAAATTCGTCTTTCGGAAATTGAAAATGATGGAGGATATGCCGGAAATGCAAGCCTTAATTTCAATCTAGGAGATTTTGCTACGGTAAATACAAGCGCTTCCTACAGTTCAGTAGGTTTTGGAAATATAGATTCTAAACCTGCCGAAAGAAGCCAGTCTTCACAATCTGCATTCAGCATCAACACTGCGATTAATGTAGACAAACTTTTACCTGAAAAAAGCGGGGTAAAAATTCCGTTGAATTACTCGTATTCTCAAACGATCGAAGATCCGAAATACAATCCGTTGGATACCGATGTGGAATTTAATAAAGCTGCGAATAAAGAAGAACTTAAAAAAGTAGCAAGAACCTATACGCAACAAAGAAGTATCGGTATTGTGAATATGCATAAAGAAAGGGTAAACCAAAACAGAAAACCAAAATTCTATGATATAGAAAACGTTTCCATGACGGCGGTTTATAATGATGATTATTACAGAGATATTTATACCAAGAAGAATTACAGACAATACTTCAGAGGATACATAGATTATAATTATACCTTTAAACCTTGGGTGATCAGACCGTTCAATAAAATGATCAGCGATACCGCAAAATCAACCAAGTACCTGAGATGGGTGAAGGAATTTAATTTTAATCCGGTTCCTACAAGATTATCTTTCAGAACGGAAATTGACAGAAATTACAACGAACTTGAATTTAGAGATATAGAATCTATCCTTTCAGGAAATTTCGGAAGTAATTTTGATGTGATCAAAAACAGAAACTTCTATTTCGGTTGGCAGTATGGTTTGGAATTCGGTCTTACAAAATCATTGAAACTTCAGGTGAACTCATTGACGAGAACCCTGAATGATAATATCGATGTGAATACAATGGACAACAGCTCAATTTTCGGAAATGTGTTCAGAGCCGGAAGACCTGTTCTATATAATCATAAAGCGCAGTTAAGTTATAAATTACCATTCCAGTATCTTCCGTATCTGGATTTCATTGATGGAGAATTGGGGTATGGATTTGCTTATAACTGGAACTCGAGATCTACCGCTTTACTTTCAAGCCCGGAAGGAAGCTTAGGATCTATTGGTCAGAATACAAATGTGATCACAGCTAAAGCAAGTGCCGATATCCCTAAATTCTTCAGCCAGTTTAAATACTTCCAGAAAATTACAGCTAAAATGCAGAAAAGAAAAAGAGAGATCGATTCTTTAAATAATGCATATACATTGGCTTGGGATAAAAAAAGATACAAATACAAAGGCTATAAATTTAAAAATAAACTGACGCCTTTACAGAGTATCGCTAATTTCATGACTTCATTCAAACAATTGAATGTGGATTATACAGAAAATAACGGATCTGTTATTCCGGGACTTATTTCTGCTCCGAACTGGTACGGATACGGACAAACCGTAGGAGGACCAACGGCAGGATTCTTATTAGGATCACAGTCGGATATCAGAAGGATTGCAGTAGAAAATGGCTGGGTAAGCGGTTCCTCATTGATGAATGATCCTTATATTCAGATGTCGACAAAAGAATTAAGAGGAGATTTACAATTCATGCCGATTAATGACTTTAGAATAGATTTTAACGTTCTTCATACTTATAACCGAAACTTTTCACAGTCAGGATTTAATGATCGTCAGAATTTAGCATATCCAAATCATGACTTCTCTTTCGGAAATGATTTTGTAACGTATTCGAATACCGTAGTGGCTATTAATACAGCTTTCAAAGACGGGGCTGCAATTTATCAGGCAATTAGAGCAAATGCAATGGCGATTTCTCAGCAAATGGGAGGTACACTAAACGCGGATGGCTTTACAGACGGACATAGTATTGCTAATGCATACGTATTAATTCCTGCCTTTAGAGCAGCGGTAGAAGGAAAATCTCCAAAAGCAATCGGGAATGCTAAAAAAGCAGGGCTTCCGATTCCAAACTGGAAAATTATATATTCAGGATTAAGAAATATTCCTGTAATTAACGGTCAGTTTAGTAAATTCGATCTGTTACATGCCTATAGTGCGACTTACACCGCAACAGGTATTCAGTCGAGTATTGATTATTATAACGTTCCTACCTCGGGTAATGATAAAGATATAAACGGAGACTACATTAATCCATATACTTTCTCGCAGGCTACCTATATAGAATCTTTCTCACCGCTTATCGGAATAGATGTTACCATGAGAAACAATATGCAGTTTGGATTACAGTACAACAGAAACAGAATGTTATTGTTAGGATTGGTAAACCATACCCTTACCGAAGAAGCAAATACCGAATATGTGGTAAGATTAGGATATATTATTAGAAACTTCAGATTGGGAATGGCAAATACAAGAGGCTCCAGATCTAAAGGAAGTGACCTTAATATAAGAGGAGATATTTCATTAAGAGACGGGCAGACAAGTATTATGAATATTTTATTGAACGATTCTCAGGTTACAGGCGGACAAAAAGTAATGAACATCAAACTTTCCGCAGATTATAATGTTTCCGAAAATCTGAATCTGAGATTATTCTATGAGCAATTAACCTCAAAATATAAAATATCCACGGCATTCCCGCTATCCACAATCAGGGCAGGTATTTCTGCAACGTTTACATTCGGAGATTCCGGCGGATTCTAA
- the gcvH gene encoding glycine cleavage system protein GcvH, whose amino-acid sequence MNTPSELKYTKDHEWIKIEGNVATIGITDFAQGELGDIVYVDVDTVDDELNGGDVFGSVEAVKTVSDLFLPISGKVIEFNSDLEDQPELLNSDPYGNGWIIKLEVAEGADHSELLSAEEYQAIIG is encoded by the coding sequence ATGAACACACCATCAGAATTAAAGTACACTAAAGACCACGAATGGATTAAGATTGAAGGTAACGTAGCTACAATCGGTATTACAGACTTCGCGCAAGGAGAGCTTGGAGATATCGTATACGTAGATGTAGATACTGTAGATGACGAGCTTAATGGAGGAGACGTTTTCGGAAGTGTAGAAGCTGTAAAAACAGTTTCAGACTTATTCTTGCCTATCTCAGGAAAAGTTATTGAGTTCAACTCAGACCTGGAAGATCAGCCGGAATTACTAAATTCAGATCCTTACGGAAATGGATGGATTATTAAATTAGAAGTTGCTGAAGGTGCAGATCATTCAGAATTGCTTTCTGCAGAGGAATATCAAGCTATCATTGGATAG
- a CDS encoding VanZ family protein produces MPIYWAFLTYMLLKPGEENHEYWFMFSGIDKALHLSIFAMLGFCFMAAFPKIRFSYFFQIILIYAFLTEILQEEMGFGRSMETLDIVADTIGCLIGYYIYKILIKRFF; encoded by the coding sequence TTGCCCATTTATTGGGCATTTCTTACTTATATGCTGTTGAAGCCTGGTGAAGAGAATCATGAATATTGGTTCATGTTCAGCGGGATCGACAAGGCTCTGCACCTAAGCATATTTGCAATGCTTGGTTTCTGTTTCATGGCAGCCTTCCCTAAAATCAGGTTTTCTTACTTTTTTCAAATCATTCTTATTTACGCGTTCCTTACAGAAATCCTTCAGGAAGAGATGGGGTTTGGGAGATCTATGGAGACTTTGGATATTGTTGCGGATACCATCGGTTGCCTTATCGGGTACTATATATATAAGATACTCATCAAACGTTTTTTCTGA